In the Nitrososphaerota archaeon genome, AGGAAGCAAAGGACGCGTAAAACTGAACCCTAAACAACTCGACGACGTACTCCGCCAAGGTGTTCACTGGGCTATCGAGAACGGCTATGGGAACAAGAATGACGCAGAGTTCTGCGAAGAGAACGGTCAGATGAAGGGAGCAGATCCAAGCAAAGTCTCGCCGATCGCAAAATCACGAGGCATCCCACAGGTGGGAAGCCTTGGATCCGGGAACCACTTCATTGAAGTTCAGGTTGTAGACAAAATCTTTGATCAAAAGGCTGCTGAACGCTTCGGCATCAGGGAGGAGGGACAGATCACCATCCTAGTTCACACAGGCTCTAGAGGTCTAGGGTACCAGGTCTGCAGCGATTATCTCAAGGTAATAGAGGCTGCAGCCAGCAAATACAACATTTCGCTCCCTGACAGGGAGCTGGCCTGTGCACCTAACACCTCGAAGGAGGCTCAGGATTACCGTGCAGCGATGGCCGCGGCACTCAACTACGCTTGGTCGAACAGGCAGATGATTACTCACTGGACAAGAACGGTTTTCACGAAGCTCTTCAACACTTCAGAGGAGGAGCTTGGTCTCCGCCTAATCTACGATGTAGCTCATAACATAGCGAAGGTTGAGGAGCACATTATTGACGGTGAGAAAAGACATGTAGTTGTTCACCGTAAAGGTGCTACACGCGCTTTTCCAGCGGGAAGCAAAGACATACCTGAAGAGTACCGTGACATAGGTCAACCCGTACTGATCCCCGGCTCCATGGGCACCGCAAGCTGGGTTCTCCTCGGCAGGCCCAAATCGATGGACTTAACCTTCGGATCAACCGCTCACGGAGCCGGCCGAATGATGTCCCGAGCCGCGGCAATCAGGTCTTACCGGGCGGAAAACGTGAAGCATGAGCTTGAGAAGAAGGGTATCGTAGTTCAAGCAGCAAGCTGGCAGGGCGTAGTGGAAGAAGCCCCCGGAGCCTACAAAGACGTTGATGCAGTCGCTGAGGTTTCGCATGAAGCCGGCATCGCCACTAAAGTGGTTCGTCTGAGACCGCTTGGCGTCATAAAGGGATAGATCGGTAGAGCGCTACGGAGCGAAACAGAGCGTGTGCGCGGCTAAGCTGATGTTAGTGGGTTCAGCTAACTAAAGTTAGCTGATGTATCCGAGGTCGCGATCGTCCTTTGGGCTGCTCTCTATAGGTTGTTCTTCTTGGCCGTGGCGCAGCTGATCTAGGGTCTTTACGACTGCTTCGGTGCTCTTAGCCCTCTGGTCTAGGCTGGTCATATCTATCTTCAGGTTCATCATCTTGGTGAAGACTTCAAGGACAGCCTTTGAGGCGTTTGCGTCGATTATGTAGCCGGAGGTTTCGCCAAGCAGCGAGACACCCTGCATATCGTGGATTTTGGCTAACCCCACTAGTAGGCCGTTCATACCGGTGATTGAGCCTTCCGTCATCAGAACTACGCCGTACTTCTTCAAATCATCGATAATAGTGGTCTCTGTGGCTGCAGCGAATACTCTTGGGATTTTTACGAAGCCGCCTGTGATATAAGCTGCGAGTGCATAGACCTTTTTCGCACCCATTTTTCGGGTCAACTCCAGTATTCTGTCGGCTACTTCGTAGTCGGCGTCGGGGGTGATCGGCTGCGAGTCGCCTGTGTAGAGGATAAGATCGTTTGACGAGTCCTTTGATCTCCAGTAGTACAGCTCATTCTTGATGATATCTACTGTTCCGTCCGGCTGAATAATCGCTTGGGGGGGAAAATTATGCGAGTAGATGACTCCGAACAGCTTTGCACCCAGCTCATTAATGAGGTGCTCTAACGCCAGTTTCCCTACGAAACCGCTTCCGGGAAGACCGCAGATTAGTATAGGGTCTTTGAGATCCGGCTCCTCTAGCAGACGAATATTGATCATTCAAGAAACACTCGATTTCAGATTTACTGAAGCAGGCGCTGTAGAAAAAGCTTTGTGTAGCAAAGGATGATAATTAACTGGTTGTTGGTGGTTTCAAGCAGTTATTCTTCGCGTTTCAGTTTATCGGTCAGTGGAACCAGTTTGCCGTGCTTTTCAATATTGATTGAGGTTGGAATGTTTAGCGGCATTCCTAGTTGTCTGAAAAGCCAGTATAGTTCTCCGCCTGAGATGTAGCCTGTGATGCTGCCGTTTTTGAGTGCTTCAGCGAGTTTATCTATGATTAAAGATGTCTTCTCCGGGTAGTACTTCTCAGCCGTCTCCAAGACCTCTAGGCCGCGGTCTCTCAACTTCGAGACTAGGATGTCTCGGTTACTCGCCTCCTTCGGCTTAGGTTTCTCTGCTGCGGCAATCTTTCGCCGGAGCTCCAGCATCTTCTTAGCTCGGAGGTACTCGAGCTCCTTATCCTCCGCTTCTCCCGCCATCAATCTGTAGCTTCGAAGGCGAATTATTAACCGTTTACAGACCGATGTTCGCCAAGTCGCCCGGCAAGGTTTTCAACCGGTGCTGCGGTGGAGGTTCGGATGCCCCGTCAGAAGCTCTGGGTTGGGTTGCCGGATACTCTGCTCATCGACAGCACGCATCTTCGAGAGAAGACTGTCAAGATGGGGCTGGTGGCGAGGAGCTGCGCAATCTTCAAAGTTCAGAAAATCTACATCTACAGAGACTCGACAGAGAAAACCGGCGGAGAATCTAAGCTAATCCGAGCTGTGCTTGAATATCTGGATACCCCGCAGTATCTGAGACGAATCCTCTACGAGAAACGGCCGGAGTTAGAGTATGTCGGTTTGCTTCCCCCTCTCAGAACACCTCATCACAAGCTTGCTGAGAAACCGTCGAACATCAGGCGCGGCGATTACCGGGAGGGCGTGGTGACGGAGCGAGGCGGCAAACTATTCGTAGAAGCAGGTCTGCCTGCACTCATCCCCCTCCAAGGAAGATCACCTGTTCCAGTCGGCTCGCGCGTCACCGTTAAATTCACTTCAGAACACCCTGACATTCGATGCGCAGCGGTGAAACGCGAGGAAGTCGGGGAGTACTGGGGATACGAAGTAGGCGAATCCCCTTCGCTGAAGGGTTTAATCCGAAGCCTTAATGCTGAGCTCACTTTACTCACGTCTCGCCGTGGACAGCCTGTGAACAAGGTTTGGAGCAGGCTCCTACCAGATGTCCAGACGGCAAGAAGCGTCGTAACGGTGTTCGGATCCCCGAAGCACGGTGTATACGAGATGCTTGAGAAGGAAGATGCCCGTCCCGAAGAGCTCTCCAAATATGTTTTGAACACCTTCCCAGATCAGGGAACCGCTACAATACGCACTGAGGAGGCTTTACTTGGAACCCTCGCTCTGCTTAACCTGGGACGAAACCTAGAGAAACCAGAAGCCTGAGGCAGGATAAGCGGGTCAGCAGCTGCTACAGCGGACAATACTTAAAAATACCCGTTTATTCAACCGCGTGCTACGGATGGATTATGGGACATCGCAAGCACAGCGTACCGAGGCATGGTTCACTTGCTTACCTACCTAGAGGACGAGCTCGAAGTTTAAACCCTGTAGTTAAGACTTGGCAGGGAGTTGACGGTGATAAGCCGCTTCTCCTCGGTGCTGCAGCTTTCAAGGCTGGCACTATTCACGTTTATACAGTTGATGATCGTGAGAAGACACCTAACTTTGGTAAGCCTCTCTTTAACACCGCGACGGTGCTTGAAGCTCCACCAATGCATATTGCAGGTTTCCGGTTGTATGAGAGACGCGACGGTGCTCTGAGGGTTATCGACGAGGTTTACAGTAAGAGTCAGCCTAAGGAGCTCACTCGACTGAGGAAGTTTAAGGATACAGCAAGCGAGAAGCACCTAGAGGAATTAAAATCCTCGCTGGATAAGGTGGAGAAGCTCACCGCAATCTGCGCTCTTTCACCCAAGGAGACAGGTTTAGCAAGAAAGACCCCATTTCTCTTTGAGGTTAGGGTCGGGGGAGGAAAGATTGCTGATCAGTTTGAATACCTAAAGTCAATCCTCGGCAAGACTGTGAAGATAGATGACGTTTTCCAAGCTGGAAAATACGTTGACACAATCGGCATCACTCGAGGCAAGGGCTTCGAAGGCGTTATCACCCGTATGGGTGTAAAGCGAAAGCAGCACAAGTCGAGAAAGACTGTTCGCGCAGTAGGAACCATCGGAGCTTGGAACCCGCACGCAGTTATGTATACAGTTCCGGCTGCCGGTCAGATGGGTCAACACCGACGAACCGAGTACAACAAACGTGTTATCGCAGTCGGCAACCCTGCGGAGAACCCGATTAACCCGTCCGGAGGCTTCCTTCACTACGGTGATGTAAAGTCCGACTACATTCTCGTCAGAGGCAATGTTCAAGGACCTCCGAAGAGACTTATCAAGATAAGATACGGCGCCCGCATCGGCAACCGGAAGATTCAGCCGCCGAAGATACTCGAGGTCAGCACAGTTAGAAGTAGCAGTTAAGATAAGAGAGTGATGAGATAATAAATGAAGACCAGTTTACAAGCACTCGACGGATCCGCAAAGGAAGAGATAGAGCTCCCCAAGATCTTCGCAGCACCCTACAGACCCGACTTAATCCAGCGAGTCTACGTGTGTGTAGCAACACACAACCTGCAGCGACAAGGACGAAACCCTGAAGCTGGAGAAAGAACCAGCGCCGAATCATGGGGTGTCGGCCGCGGAGCATCAAGAGTTCCACGTGTCAGAGGAAAAGGTGGCCAAAGATCCAGCCAGGCTGCTGGAGCTGCTAGCATTGTAGGCGGCAGAATTCCGCATCCACCTAAGGCTGAGACGACTGTTAGGAAAGAGGTTAATCAAAAGGAGCGGCGACTAGCCATTGCATCTGCGATAGCTGCAACTGCGCAGAAAGAGATTGTCTCTCTGAGAGGACATAAGGTCGATGGAGTCAACACTCTACCAATAGTTGTCGTAGACGATGTTGAGAAGCTCAGCCGCACCAAAGATTTGCTCAATCTGCTTGCGGCGCTGAATCTGACGGCAGATTTGGAGAGAGCAGCAGGTGTCCGTAAGGCAAGATCAGGTAAGGCCCAGATGCGCGGCCGCGGTGCGAGAAGCGGTCGAGGACCATTAATTGTTGTGTCTAACGATCAAGGCATCGGAAAGGCAGTAGGTAATCTACCAGGAGTTGAGTACGTATTGGCGCGTAACCTGACAATTACCCATCTCGCTCCGGGCTCTCACGCAGGTAGACTCGTAGTATGGAGTAGATCTGCGCTAGAATCTCTCCCGAAGCCGCTTCTTGAGGTAGGTGAAGCAATTGCAGCCTGAAGATGCTCTGAGGGTCGTAATTCGCCCCTACGTCACAGAAAGAACCTTCGACATGATTGAGAAGCAGAATAAACTAGTCTTTATTGTAGCCGACACGGCTAACAAAAGAACGATAAAGGACGCTGTTGAAACATTGTATGACGTAGACGTTGCATCCGTTAAGACGGCTAACACAATGACCGGTAAGAAGGCTTATGTACGCCTCGCACCGGAGTCGTCAGCAACAGATCTCGCGTCAAAACTAGGACTGGTGTAAACACATGGGTAAGAGAATACTTACGCAGCACAGAGGACATGGAGGCCCACAGTACCGTGCGCCCCAGAAGGGAAAAGTTGCTCCTGCAAGGTACCCCGATTTCTCCGAAGAAATGCTGACAGGCCAAGTCGTCAACATTGTTCATGAGCGAGGAAGAGGCTCACCCCTAGCTAAGATCAAGATAAGCGAAAACAAGTTTGTCTACCTACCAGCTGTGACTGGATTGAAAGTTGGAGCCAATATCAACATCGGTAAAGGTGCTGAGCTGAAGGATGGAAATGTCCTGCCGCTCGCAGATATCCCTGAAGGCACAACCATCTGCAACATTGAGATGAATCAGGGCGACGGAGGCAAACTGGTCAAGGCGCCAGGTGGCTCCGCGATCCTCTTCTCCCACACAACTGCAGGTGCATTAGTGCGGTTCCCATCAGGTAAATCCGCTATAATCAAAAGCAACAGCAGAGCCTCACTAGGTCGAGTAGCTGGTT is a window encoding:
- a CDS encoding double-stranded DNA-binding protein, which translates into the protein MAGEAEDKELEYLRAKKMLELRRKIAAAEKPKPKEASNRDILVSKLRDRGLEVLETAEKYYPEKTSLIIDKLAEALKNGSITGYISGGELYWLFRQLGMPLNIPTSINIEKHGKLVPLTDKLKREE
- a CDS encoding proteasome assembly chaperone family protein — encoded protein: MINIRLLEEPDLKDPILICGLPGSGFVGKLALEHLINELGAKLFGVIYSHNFPPQAIIQPDGTVDIIKNELYYWRSKDSSNDLILYTGDSQPITPDADYEVADRILELTRKMGAKKVYALAAYITGGFVKIPRVFAAATETTIIDDLKKYGVVLMTEGSITGMNGLLVGLAKIHDMQGVSLLGETSGYIIDANASKAVLEVFTKMMNLKIDMTSLDQRAKSTEAVVKTLDQLRHGQEEQPIESSPKDDRDLGYIS
- a CDS encoding 50S ribosomal protein L2, producing the protein MGKRILTQHRGHGGPQYRAPQKGKVAPARYPDFSEEMLTGQVVNIVHERGRGSPLAKIKISENKFVYLPAVTGLKVGANINIGKGAELKDGNVLPLADIPEGTTICNIEMNQGDGGKLVKAPGGSAILFSHTTAGALVRFPSGKSAIIKSNSRASLGRVAGWGRSEKPFMRAGPKHHLMKAKGQIYPRVRGIAMAAVHHPFGGGRHQHPGKSTTTSRNAPPGRKVGLLAAKKTGTARTARAKIEVKR
- a CDS encoding 50S ribosomal protein L3; this encodes MGHRKHSVPRHGSLAYLPRGRARSLNPVVKTWQGVDGDKPLLLGAAAFKAGTIHVYTVDDREKTPNFGKPLFNTATVLEAPPMHIAGFRLYERRDGALRVIDEVYSKSQPKELTRLRKFKDTASEKHLEELKSSLDKVEKLTAICALSPKETGLARKTPFLFEVRVGGGKIADQFEYLKSILGKTVKIDDVFQAGKYVDTIGITRGKGFEGVITRMGVKRKQHKSRKTVRAVGTIGAWNPHAVMYTVPAAGQMGQHRRTEYNKRVIAVGNPAENPINPSGGFLHYGDVKSDYILVRGNVQGPPKRLIKIRYGARIGNRKIQPPKILEVSTVRSSS
- the rpl4p gene encoding 50S ribosomal protein L4, with protein sequence MKTSLQALDGSAKEEIELPKIFAAPYRPDLIQRVYVCVATHNLQRQGRNPEAGERTSAESWGVGRGASRVPRVRGKGGQRSSQAAGAASIVGGRIPHPPKAETTVRKEVNQKERRLAIASAIAATAQKEIVSLRGHKVDGVNTLPIVVVDDVEKLSRTKDLLNLLAALNLTADLERAAGVRKARSGKAQMRGRGARSGRGPLIVVSNDQGIGKAVGNLPGVEYVLARNLTITHLAPGSHAGRLVVWSRSALESLPKPLLEVGEAIAA
- a CDS encoding RNA methyltransferase; amino-acid sequence: MPRQKLWVGLPDTLLIDSTHLREKTVKMGLVARSCAIFKVQKIYIYRDSTEKTGGESKLIRAVLEYLDTPQYLRRILYEKRPELEYVGLLPPLRTPHHKLAEKPSNIRRGDYREGVVTERGGKLFVEAGLPALIPLQGRSPVPVGSRVTVKFTSEHPDIRCAAVKREEVGEYWGYEVGESPSLKGLIRSLNAELTLLTSRRGQPVNKVWSRLLPDVQTARSVVTVFGSPKHGVYEMLEKEDARPEELSKYVLNTFPDQGTATIRTEEALLGTLALLNLGRNLEKPEA
- a CDS encoding 50S ribosomal protein L23: MIEKQNKLVFIVADTANKRTIKDAVETLYDVDVASVKTANTMTGKKAYVRLAPESSATDLASKLGLV
- a CDS encoding RtcB family protein, whose protein sequence is MKVPVAIFANEDLIQKMLTDRTIDQAMNVAHLPGVVKQVSVLPDGHEGYGFPIGGVAATDAETGVISPGGVGYDINCGVRLIQTNLTEKDVRPKLKEIVSEIYRAVPSGLGSKGRVKLNPKQLDDVLRQGVHWAIENGYGNKNDAEFCEENGQMKGADPSKVSPIAKSRGIPQVGSLGSGNHFIEVQVVDKIFDQKAAERFGIREEGQITILVHTGSRGLGYQVCSDYLKVIEAAASKYNISLPDRELACAPNTSKEAQDYRAAMAAALNYAWSNRQMITHWTRTVFTKLFNTSEEELGLRLIYDVAHNIAKVEEHIIDGEKRHVVVHRKGATRAFPAGSKDIPEEYRDIGQPVLIPGSMGTASWVLLGRPKSMDLTFGSTAHGAGRMMSRAAAIRSYRAENVKHELEKKGIVVQAASWQGVVEEAPGAYKDVDAVAEVSHEAGIATKVVRLRPLGVIKG